ATTCTGGAACACGTAGAGGCTCTTGAATCGGATTATAGGAATACGCGTCAGGGGACTATTACGGGTGAGTTGCTTGATATTGTTGCTGGGGTGGAGGCTGTATCTGGGGGTGGGTTTTAGGGGGTGTTTGTCTTGTCTAAATATTTATATTTATTATCTATCCTGCTTGGGATATAAAACCTCACCTCTATATGTTAAAGAATACTTGACATACTATAAGTATTCTGTCCAATAGTAACTAGGGTGTCTGCCGTTAAGTAATTGCCTTTTTGTCGGTGTACCATCGATGATTATTACACTTTGCCACTCTGGCTATCCCCGCTTGTTCAGCGGCTCTTGTTGACTTTAATTAACACGGCTTCGCTGCATGTAGAATTATCAGGCAGACACCCTAAAAACATGTGAGAAAAATGTGACAAGGATAAACAACTTATCTCGATTCCAACAAATTTCTACACTTAATCAGCTTGCATTATTTTTAGGATTTAAACCTAAAGATTTTAGCTATATTCTTTATCGGCTGTCGGATGGTCCCAATGGTCAGTATACCGAATTTGCAATAAAAAAACGAAATGGAAAAGATCGAACAATAGCTGCACCACATACGGCTTTAAAAACGATTCAAAGGTCGTTGACTTCAAAACTTGAAGGAATATACGATCCTAAAAAAGCGGCTTACGGATATATAAAGGAAACACCTCACAACAAAGACAAAACAGTTTTTGGAAATGCGTTAGTCCATTCAAAAAAAAGATATGTTTTTAACATTGATTTATGTGATTTTTTTCCAACAATACATTTCGGTAGAGTTATGGGTTTATTTCAATCAAATCCATACAAACTTAAAAGAAATATAGCTATACTGTTAGCAAAAATAGCATGCTACAATGACTGCCTCCCACAAGGTTCTCCATGCTCTCCCATAATATCAAATATGATTTGTTCTCATATGGACCGAGAATTAAGTGATTTAGCTAAAGCATATGGGTGTTATTACTCGCGATATGCAGATGATATGACCTTTTCTACGAATATAATAGAATTCCCTAGGGACATCGCTTTTCGTGATGAAAATTGGAAGCCGGGTGAAGGATTAATAGAAATCATAGACAAGAATGGTTTTGAAATCAATTCGGAAAAAACAACTTTACGAACTCAAGCTGACAGACAAATTGTTACAGGTCTGATTGTTAATGACTTCCCCAACATTAGGAAAAGATCCATCAACCAAGTTCGAGCCATGCTTCATGATTGGAAGCTCAATGGGATGGAAGCTGCCTATGAAAAGTTCATAAACTACCACGATACAAGAAATAGCGAAAATAAAGAAGATAGTACTGAATTATTTAGCATGGTTGTGAGGGGTAAACTTGAATGGATACGCAGTGTGAAAGATAAGCGTTTCAATATTCAAGAAATACAAAATAAAGCAAAGTCAAAACAAAATAGACTAAGTTACAGTAGTCGATTGCTAGAAAAGCAATCATATAAAAAATACTTTAATAGATACAAACATCTTCGTATTAATGAAAGCGACATGCTTACGGTTTTAGGTGAGGGGCAAACGGATTGGAGGCATTTT
This window of the Maridesulfovibrio frigidus DSM 17176 genome carries:
- a CDS encoding reverse transcriptase domain-containing protein, producing MTRINNLSRFQQISTLNQLALFLGFKPKDFSYILYRLSDGPNGQYTEFAIKKRNGKDRTIAAPHTALKTIQRSLTSKLEGIYDPKKAAYGYIKETPHNKDKTVFGNALVHSKKRYVFNIDLCDFFPTIHFGRVMGLFQSNPYKLKRNIAILLAKIACYNDCLPQGSPCSPIISNMICSHMDRELSDLAKAYGCYYSRYADDMTFSTNIIEFPRDIAFRDENWKPGEGLIEIIDKNGFEINSEKTTLRTQADRQIVTGLIVNDFPNIRKRSINQVRAMLHDWKLNGMEAAYEKFINYHDTRNSENKEDSTELFSMVVRGKLEWIRSVKDKRFNIQEIQNKAKSKQNRLSYSSRLLEKQSYKKYFNRYKHLRINESDMLTVLGEGQTDWRHFKNAYEVLYR